In Candidatus Auribacterota bacterium, the DNA window AAATGATGTTCGCCACGGATTTTCACGGATAACCACACGGATGGCCGCAGATGAAGCTTTCTTTTCATCTGTGAATATCCGTCATAATCCGTCCCGCTTAGCGGGATCCGTGGCCCCCCTCTATAAGTGACCCCTTACCGCGCGGGGAAGTATATTCTAGCCCGTTCGCGGCGAAGCTGTTATACTTCGCCGTGGGCAATCCGGGGGTAAGCACGATGGAAAACAGGCAGATCGCTGACATCTTCACCGAGATCGCCGACATCCTCGATATCAATGGGGACAACCCGTTCCGGATACGGTCCTACAGGAACGCCGCCCGGGCGGTCGGAGACATGTCCGAAAATATCGCGGCCATGGCGCGCGAGGGGAAGGACCTCGAACAGATCCCGGGGATAGGTAAGTCCATCGCGGAAAAAATAAAAGAGATTGTCTCCACCGGCAAGCTGCGATTCCTCAATGAACTGAGGGCCGGCCTCCCGAGGGGCCTCCCCGAACTCCTGAAGATCGAGGGGCTGGGGCCCAGGAAGGTGAAGCTGTTCTACGAGAAATTGAAAATAGACACCGTGGACAAGCTGGAAGCGGCCGCGAAGGCAGGGAAGCTGCACGAGCTCTTCAGGATGGGGGACAAGAGCGAGGAGAACCTGATCAAGGCGATCGCACGATACCGGACGGGCCAGGGGCGTTTCAAGCTCTCGGTCGCGTTCGACTACGCGGAGTCCATCATCAATTATCTAAAGAAATCGAAGGGCGTGAAAGTAATCGAGGCAGCGGGTAGTCTCAGACGGAGAAAGGAGACGATCGGCGATCTGGATATCCTTGCCATATGCGCCGGGGGGACGGATATCATGGACCGCTTTGTCGGGTACGACGGCATCGAGGAGGTGCCGGCGAAGGGAACGACGAAGTCAAGCGCGCGCCTCGCCTGCGGCATCCAGGTGGACGTGCGCGTCCTCCCGAAAGAGAGTTTTGGCTCCGCGCTCCAGTATTTCACCGGCTCGAAAGAGCACAACATCGCGCTCCGCACGCGCGCGGTGGAGCGGAAACTCAAGATCAGCGAGTACGGCGTGTTCAGGGGCGCACGATGCGTCGCGGGGAAGAGCGAGGAGGAGGTCTACGCGGCGGTCGGGCTGCCGGTGATCCCGCCGGAGCTTCGGGAGAACCATGGCGAGATAGAGGCGGCGGAGAAGGGGAAGCTGCCCGACCTGATCGAGCTGAAAGATATTCGGGGTGATCTCCAGATGCACACGACCGCCACCGATGGGAAGGCGTCAATACTCGACATGGCGTCAAAGGCGAGAGAGCTCGGCTACGAGTATATCGCCATCACGGAGCACTCCAAGGCGGTCAAGGTGGCGCGCGGCCTCGACGAGAAGAAACTCGCGAAGCACCTGAAGGCGATTGAGAAAATACAGGACAAGATACCGGGGGTGCGGATTCTCAAGGGGATTGAGGTGGATATCCTCCCCGATGGGAGTCTCGATCTCAACGACGGGATCCTTAAAGAATGCGACGTGGTGATCGGCGCGATCCACTACCGCTTCAACCTTTCGGAAAAGGAGATGACGAAGCGGATCATCAGGGGAATCAGCAACCCGTGTGTGAATATCTTCGGGCATCCGACGGGGCGGCTCGTCCTCGAGCGCCCCAGCTATGAGGTGAACATCGAGGAGCTCGTCAGGGCCGCGAAAGATCACGGCGTCGCCCTGGAGATCAACGCGCACCCCGACCGCCTTGACCTGAGGGACATCCACGTGAGGCTCGCGAGGGATCAGGGCGTCATGCTGGTGATCTCCACCGACGCCCATTCGACCCAGAACCTCGAGTTCATGCGCTATGGCGTCTTCACCGCCCGCCGCGGATGGGCGGAGGCGAAAGACGTGATCAACACCTACCCGCTCCAGAAATTACTTAAGATACTGAAAAGATCGTGACACGCTTTGCGCGTGAAGAGTGAAGCGTAATAATTACATCGTGCGCTTCACGAACGACGCTTCACGAGTTATCGCCCCAGGCGCTGGCGGGTGAGGGCGTCGAAGAAGTTTGTGATATTCTTGCTCACCGGGGTGAGGGGGATGATGCTGATGGTGGGTTTTGAGAGCGTTCCCGTGACCTCGAACCGCGCCAGATTTCCCGAGATGCTGTCGAGGGCCTGTTGGACGAATAGATCGGCGATGTAGATCGGCGTCTTGCTCACCGGCCGTGCGTATAAAACGAGTTTGAGATCGCCCCTATAGCTGCTCCAGCCCTGCCCGTAGATATCCATGACGTCGCTGACGAGGCTGATCTCCTTGAAGGTGATGCCGTTCTCGGCGAGCGAAAAAGCGATCTTGCATTCCTGGAGCGGCTCTTGCCCTGCCCACAGTTTGAGCTGGAGGCGGGAGATGATCTGGAGGATGACGGGAAACTTCCAGAGTCTCGCGCCCGGTATCGTGAGTTCCCCCTGCCCCTCAAAGTTCCCAAGGCTATGGTCGCCGTGGAAAGACACCGTGCCGCTCCCCTTCCCCTGGAGCTGGGCCTCCTCAGTCCCAAGATTTTTGAGGAATTCGGCCATGTCAACGTTCGTGAAGGCGTAGCGGCTAAAGTAGGTAAAGGGCGCCTCGAGGCTCGCGAGACTGAAGCCCTCCACCGCTCCCTTGAAAAGCTCCCCCCGGAGATTATTTACCACAACCGAATGGGGATCGACGAAGATGCGTCCCGTCGCGCGGGAGACGGGGAAGGCGAGGTACGTGCATGACGAGTCCTTTGCCGTGAAGATAAAATTGTAGTCGCTCTTCTGCGTTTTTCCCCAGCAGTGGGTGACGGTCCCCGTGAGATCAAAGAGTCCTTCGGGGCGATAGCGATCCCACACGCCGCTCTCCATGAGGGGAAATTTCCTGATCCACGGTTCAGTGAGGTGGAGGTCTTTGGCATCGAAGAAGAGGGAGAGGGTTTCACCCCTCACGTCGATGTTCCCCTGCATGCGGTAGTTGCCCCAGAAGGGATCGTCCATGCTCCCCCGGATGGCAATCGTGTGTTCAGAAGGGAAGGGCATCAGCTCGCAGTTGAGCCCCTCAAATGTGTAGGTGCCGATCGTGACCCTGCCGTTTTTAAGATTGAAGGCGGGTGGCTTTCCCCCTCTGGGGGGAGCGTCACCCTTGATCACCCCTGCCCAGTTTGAAATACCCGCCGGATCTCTGAGAAAGGCGGCGGTCGCATTCTCCAGGCCTATTTCCTTTATCTGCAGCCGGAGCCGCAGCAGTGAGCTTAAGCGGGGCCTGATGCGGATCCGGTCGGCATGGAAAATCGCACTGCGTCCCGGCGCCCTCCTCACATCGAGCCCCTCCAGCGTGAGGCCGGAGAGAGGATGCAGGGACGCTGATCCGAGGTGTATGTCGGCGGCGAGGTGCTGCTCAAGAATGCTCTTGAGATTGTTCTTGAGTGCGGGGGGATAGAGGAATAGGAAATAGCAGGCGCCCGCTCCCGCGAGAATCGCGCATGCCATGGTGATCAGAGAACGCCGTATTCCGGACATGGGACTATTGTAATGGCGTTGCGCGATAGGGCAAAGCGAAAAAACGGGCGGCCGGTAAGCCGTCAGTCCTAAAGTATATGCTCAGTGATTTCCGTGTCTTCAGTGGTTAAATGTTTTTACCACTGAAGTCACTGAATGCGCTGAAATAGCAGGAGTTACAAGCGCCGCAGATGGCATGGATTGAAATAGCCGCGCTGATTTTCGGAACAAGGCGCACGGACTCAGGGCAATGCCGCGCCGCTGTTCACGGATTTTGAGGTGGCGGGGAGGGTAGGGGAGTCACTTTGGAAGCCCCGGGCTGCGTCAATGCCCCTTCAGAGGGATTTTTTCTCCTGCCCTCCTGCGCGGGTACAGGGTTCTTCTCCTGTCGAATGTCCCCGTATGCGGTCACTACAACCTTCTTCTGTTTCGGGTGGTCGAGGTGGAAAACGATAGTCGTTTTCATCCTGCCGCTCGGCGCAGAGGGTTTTCCAGTCAGGGTGAATGTGTGCGAGGGAGAAGGCGTTGAGGACGGCTCAGGCCGTATCGCGAAGTCCTTGTTCTCCACTTCGACACGCTCCACTTTGAATGATTGCCCCTTGGTGTTGGAGAGAGTGATCGTCCGGCTGATCTCCTGGCCGGTGGAGAGAGAGCC includes these proteins:
- the polX gene encoding DNA polymerase/3'-5' exonuclease PolX, yielding MENRQIADIFTEIADILDINGDNPFRIRSYRNAARAVGDMSENIAAMAREGKDLEQIPGIGKSIAEKIKEIVSTGKLRFLNELRAGLPRGLPELLKIEGLGPRKVKLFYEKLKIDTVDKLEAAAKAGKLHELFRMGDKSEENLIKAIARYRTGQGRFKLSVAFDYAESIINYLKKSKGVKVIEAAGSLRRRKETIGDLDILAICAGGTDIMDRFVGYDGIEEVPAKGTTKSSARLACGIQVDVRVLPKESFGSALQYFTGSKEHNIALRTRAVERKLKISEYGVFRGARCVAGKSEEEVYAAVGLPVIPPELRENHGEIEAAEKGKLPDLIELKDIRGDLQMHTTATDGKASILDMASKARELGYEYIAITEHSKAVKVARGLDEKKLAKHLKAIEKIQDKIPGVRILKGIEVDILPDGSLDLNDGILKECDVVIGAIHYRFNLSEKEMTKRIIRGISNPCVNIFGHPTGRLVLERPSYEVNIEELVRAAKDHGVALEINAHPDRLDLRDIHVRLARDQGVMLVISTDAHSTQNLEFMRYGVFTARRGWAEAKDVINTYPLQKLLKILKRS